In Lolium rigidum isolate FL_2022 chromosome 7, APGP_CSIRO_Lrig_0.1, whole genome shotgun sequence, the DNA window gttctcaccggaaggtgcactcgatgggatagacctttcttccccgtcggaggaacgcaccgggggtctgcggcaggagatcaactacccggtggctcactcgctacaccgccactcgagaacttggttaacgtgcttggagcgtgtcgctcgcgcgtgatccgagagatcatgagccaccgtactcgccgtcgggaccagctctcgggacgcatcaaggagaattgccattccggtcccgtcccaccgctgccatttgcgttggcagcactctgctgaagtgccgactacaccggcattcctcgtctacggaactggtggcgaccccggtgactaccggttcttaatggaggcgcctaaggagatccctcatgggtacgcatgcatgtatgtgccggattgtggtgactgggcactcacaaaccaggccacaacatcggggactccggcgaagacaggaggaacgtcggcgacagagcagacgtggctaactaaatacgccacaccgacgaaactcccgagcccagctcctgcagctggctcagagctggaaaagcaaacgtggcaggccaagtacgccaccccggcgaatcttcagagtgcaactcctacggccagcacggcggatcagatcagtaccatactgagagaccagttcggcatgatgccgaaaagaagggcggtcggctattccaagccgtaccctgacgattacgagatgatcccgctgccaccaaaatatcggctccctgacttctccaaattcagtggatcggatggctccagctccatcgagcacgtcagccgatatttggctcaactaggaccggcttcagtgtcggatcagctacgcgtgaggctcttttcacagtccctcacgggatcggcttttggatggtacacttctctaccagcgaactccatccagtcttggaagcaattggaagaacagttccatatgcaataccatacagaagcttccgagtctggcattgccgatctagcacaattacgtcagaagcgcggggaaacggtgacagaatacatccagcgcttcaggaatcttaggaaccgatgttattcggttcgtataactgaaaaggaagcagtcgagttggcagtagcaggcctggcaacacagctcaaggacatggcctcccaagcagattatccctcactggcgcacatggttcagaaactatcggcatatgaacagcgccaccccgacctgtaccaagacaagttcaagcgtgcagtagtcatggtcgatacggaggaggatgaaatgcctgcgggaggccaagagatagcagtggctgagtggactcggggaggaaccccgtggcccgcaaatgggtaaagccaccagggccgcccggggatttgattttgacgtgaccaagactgaacaaatcttcgacctcctgctcaaggagaaacagttgacggttcccgaaggtctcaagttccccacggcgaaagagctaaacggaaagccgtactgcaaattccacaactcgctttcccatgccaccaacgaccgccgggtgtggcgtcagcacatccaagcggcgatagagaaggggcggctaattttcaaccaagtacgccatgaaggtcgacacccaacccttccccgccgttaacatggtaggaatcacctaccccgaaagttgccagccaggcccctcgttcaagcatcaacatggtagggcccggaaaccactcggcaaagatggagatgagggcagctgctctcacagcaaggatacggatgaggccgctccatgcgatcggctccgtcatgatggcaagcgctatgtcacggagggagaggtgaagaatataagatatcggcggccctctctcgatcacctcctcaacaaatatgttaatcagtatggtcaacgccggcgcccctattacggtgatagaggaaatcgtttggctagagaagccggaagatatcgtcggcgaggatcacgatgaggaggagcatgagcgctatgccacggaagcatcaagggagcaagacgacaacgccgagcattgggactgcccttcttcggactactcgctgggattcaggaatgagccgattgcccacaatcggcaattgcccgaatgcaatcgaaaaagaaggaggcagccaacgtgtccgtgttcgagcgcttagggcctctcccaccacaaagcaaatgcgctgagtcacctcgttgggcagatattgaagattcgaagacgagggagaagtggaagaagacaggtaccaccggccaaggtggtgccccgacggactcagccgttcccgaagcgcgaggttcagcgattgcgcggcctggaggaagccgaaaggttgtacctgcatacgctaagaaaggcacggcccgatctggctgcaaaggttcagcgaaccctggatgaagagggtcgtccacggaaaatggagtggcgccctaaacagaggaaagccgatgatgagacatcggctggcacaaacatggtactcgtcttgccgacagagcgtagcgctccacgactctacggagcacacaaggtggacgacagcaggcgcatcaagtcagaggttgggttggtttcatccagcctgaccaagtagcaagatcaaaccaatgagcaaaccaggagaggctgatccttgtgatcggccccaaaaagttcatgaagggacattacaggaccttcagtcagctctccaatgaatatggaggccgatttcagcaatcggccaaaaatacTTTCACCatatgttctgcttgcgttcagcaccgatctattGGGCAGTGACTACGTCGGCATACGAGAGTTAGCTCGGATTTTCGCAGAGCCAACGCACAAGTGCAGAGCCCtagctatccatacaagccgatatctgcagtcatccagcaggtatcggctcggggggcatataatcggatggaacatgtgagaacatacgtgcaatgaaacattgggggccgattaagaaaaatcggccaaaaaataaaaaaaaaaatttttacagccgatgcgagggcatcgactttagaattgagaggcagccgatgcgcagccatcgactttagtggaattatgcagtgtttatcgagtctccaccaaatctagACCAACGGGAGTAAagcaatggaaacttctccagctgcttcgagccgatccgggttcctgaaccttttccGTCAAAGAGGAAACGGaggattatcggctgtcggaggaagaaagaggatcggctgtggcgcattctctctgacattctcgcctcgagtaaggactcggggggcagctcaccttgaaggctttccgctcagagaggccgatttgtgttcaaatcggctgacgctacataaggaatttccccgcacacaatcgggcccaggtctacacagttcatgcgcgtattcctcgtctctgttttacaTTGGCCGAGActtggggggcaacaagcctggaagatgccttgttcttgggagccgatcaagattacctcggctgcggctgcatcatggccgtctcaggtaggaactgggaaggaaaagccgacgcctagtacagggcttggactgtgctgttgctgcaagaaaggaaagaagtccgacgcgttgctgtcggtcttagcatggcaaacggagggaatgaaattggagcgattaaaggataaatggaaagaacaatttcattaattccaaggagcggctttacaagaaagagccgatggctctcaaaagagggatccggtgcctagtgcactgctactactagtcctatactactagtcgtcgctgtcctcgtcatcgccgccgtcgacgtcgtcggcgctgctcccagggagctcttcgtcgctgctgccccagcccttggccggagcctcttcctcctcgtcatcgtcatcatcctcgctgtccgcccaggagcggaagcgcttggtcggcgggtacccgatggaggaggaagagtcgtcctcctcctcttcctcttcgtcatcatcctcgtcctcgctgtccgcccacatgcgggggcgcttcttcggcgggagctgggcagaaggagaggctttggccttcgctgcttctccttcttttttctcctcgtcggaggagaagggattcactgcggggtggagactgccttcggtcttcttcttcggcgaagattgggggaagagtttggagaaagaagaggaagaggaagacattgctacaggaagagggggttttttggtgccgatagcagggatggaatgagagagagctaaccagtcggcgcggttaaataatgatgaatctggcgaaggattaatgccattacaacttccaagggatcgatgctaaagctgtcaggatttttagagaagctgagaagacagggcataatgatgacggatgctcgtAACGGCTCTACTCTGCTACAACGTGAcctctcgaagggaaagcataatgattttggaaatgttatttccaaaaccagggggcatgtgttatcaccagattttagacgaatccagaggtgggccgggcttgtgcTGATTACCTGTGAaaggattctaaggcggcctggcacgaagggtcttgggctgaattgcccgtgtatctttacttagtagtttattataagagatagaatcttagtcgtgcacggtttagtgcacgcccacattagaaagtcccctggactataaatatgtacctagggttcatggaataaacaacaactcacgttcaaccccaaaacaaaccaatctcggcgcatcgccaactccttcgtctcgagggtttctatcaggtaagtgacatgctgcctagatcgcatcttgcgatctaggcagcacaagccccacgttgttcatgcgttgctcgtactgaagcgcttttgatggcgagcaacgtagttatcattagatgtgttagggttagcattgttcttcgtttaagcatgcttacgtagtgcaacccttgcatatctagccgtcctcacgcctatctcaggtgtgggggcggcaccccgcttgatcattatttagtagatctggtccgttacgattgctccttgttctacaaggattagtttaatatctcgcaatagtttggccttacaaagggggaggatcctgtggcacgtagggtggcgttcgcaagtcctaaacgggatgttcctaggatcaacttcatgttggttttttggccttgtttaggatcggcttacgagcaccgtgcgtggccatccggcccaacctggagtaggatgatccgattatgtggtgaaaaccctaaatcgtcgtagatctcattagcttcatcttgatcaagcaggaccaccaagtattcgtacaccccgtacggatcatgggtggatcggctctttgagccgattcacaggataacccgagagccgatcgaggctcgtatttaacgtttacatgtatgccccggcagaaactaagcgaggcaatctcatcaccttcccgaccaggtataggtcaggtggcacgcccttgcacttcgcaacgccgcgtgtgaccagaagagcattgcgggccgtcgctcggaggggtctcagccagccgcagctctaggctccccccggctctacagtgttgacaaggccgctgcccgccggtgggttttggcagtcaacagtatcTTACTGTTGTCTAGATTCAGATGTATTCTACCACCCTGCAAAAAGTCAATGTGAGATCAATACTATGTATCTTGAGCTGCGGAAAAATGACAAAATGGCCTGCGGCGTACTCCAGATAGGCGGTAGATGGCGTTGCAACGATGAAGCTTAGTCATACCAGCTATGATGGCCATGGTCTTGGTGCAACCGGCACGCAAACCAGACCATCTCCTTTCAGGCTGTGAGACGGGAAAAACTGGTTGGGGTAAGGCTCCGATGATGACACACAATATAAGAGGTGTGATTATTGTTGGGGATGTTGTGGCTTGTGAGGCGTGCTTCCATTTGACGGTGCACAGAATTCAGGATGCGAGCAATTACTATttcagggcctccacaccatagtgttgcgagacatttgaCTTGTTGTCATCTCGCAAGCACTCCCCAATTCCTCCTTTTTTTTGCATAGTAGGATTCTCTTCTAGCTAGTGGCGAGGTTTTGGACGCACAGGGTGGGCCTGGGCCCCCAAAATTTTAGATTTTTCCGTAATTTGAGAAATATTGGCTACATATATTGCTTATTTGGCAAATTTTTAACAATTGGGAGGAGCAATTTTTTTAAGGTGTGCCCATCCTCTAATAGTTTCATGCGTCCACCAATGTTTTGCATCGGTAGGTTTGTTTCCCACCATGCACTTGTTGATGTCCCATACACACATGTACTCAGAGTGTACTGTTGTGTCAACTAAGTATATTTTCTCTTCAAAAGGGGAAGATCGAAACATCCTATTTTCTACTCCTCCGTTAGGGATTATAAGACtgatcattagaaagtagaacatctaaacaTTTTAACGATGTATGTTTTGTTATATCATATATTGCGTTGGTTAAATTTATGACCTAGATATACACGTTGGCCTTATGATcacaacggaggtagtatatatcAACCAAAGTACTTATGCAAATTTAATTTTACGGCACACATATTGTGGGAACATTGGTTAATCAAGATCATGGCCGGTAACAAAGATGATCAAAATGAACAGAGCAAGCATGGCTTCACATGTAGATAGGAGCCGCGAATCATGATAATGACACAAGACTAATCAAAAACTGTTGTGCACAAAATATATTAACAAGCACGGATCTCGATGCAAAGTACATCATGAGATAGGGGCGCGGCGGCCGGCAGCGGCGGCAGGTCGTCCAACCCTCTTCAACGGACTCCCCAAGCTGGAAACAAGGGGCGGGTGGTGGCCTCATGTTCTCCATGGGTATCACTGCATGTGTCCTCACCCGCTAGAATCTTGCATCACCTTGATGAGTCTCTCTCTCAAGAAAATAATAATCCAAATAAAATCAgatttctctccctctctctctaggaaaaaatcaaaaatacATTATTCgattttctttctctctctcccctaGAAGGACTACTgtggatttttttgaaatttaaaggaACTTAGATCCTATCAATCTCCAAATAAATATAATTTCCTCCGTGATTCCCATCATCACCACTCCATCACTTGCTCGCTCTGGAAGCTCTCTCCCCCCTGCTCCTTCACACACCCTTTCCACCCTATATAAGCACCACCCCCCCTCTCCCCCAAACCACCAACACAAAACACTTACAAACATCAACACCAGCTACAacagctccaccaccaccacattcTTCTCCCTCATCACCATCCATCTTCAAGCAAAACCCAAGAAGAGCTCAACAGCCATGGTGCTCCTCCCTACTGATCGCATGGACAGCCTCTTCTCCCCGCGCTGCGTGTGGGTCAACGGACCCATCATCGTCGGCGCGGGCCCCTCGGGGCTCGCCGTTGCCGCCAGCCTCCGTGAGCAAGGGGTTCCCTTTGTCGTCCTGGAGCGCGAGGACTGCATCGCCTCGCTCTGGCAGAAGCGCACCTACGACCGCCTCAAGCTCCACCTCCCCAAGCAATTCTGCGAGCTCCCCAGGATGCCATTCCCGGCCAGCTACCCGGAGTACCCCACCCGCCGCCAGTTCATCGAGTACCTCGAGACCTACGCAGCCACCTTCGACGTCAAGCCGGAGTTCGGCAGCACCGTGCAGACGGCCCAATTCGACGAGACCTCCGGCCTCTGGCGCGTGCAATCCAgctcctcctccggcgagagCATGGAGTACATCGGCCGCTGGCTCGTGGTCGCCACGGGGGAGAACGCCGAGAGCGTGGTGCCCGACATCCCCGGACTCGGGGAGTTCGCGGGCGAGGTGGCCCACGTGTCCGATTACAAGTCGGGCGACAAGTACAAGGGCAAGAGCGTGCTGGTGGTGGGATGCGGGAACTCCGGCATGGAGGTCTCCCTCGACCTCTGCGACCACGGGGCGCTACCATCCATGGTGGTGCGCGACGCCGTGCACGTGCTGCCCCGCGAGGTCTGCGGCAGGTCCACCTTCGAGCTCGCCACCATGCTCATGGCATGGTTCCCGCTCTGGTTCGTGGACAAGATCATGGTTTTCCTCTCCTGGCTTATCCTTGGTAACCTCGTCGGCTTCGGCATCCGCCGCCCGGCCATCGGCCCGCTCACCCTCAAGAACATGTACGGCCGCACCCCTGTGCTGGACACCGGCGCCATGGCTAGGATCAGATCCGGCGACATCACCGTCGTGCCGGGAGTCTCTCGCTTCACCAAGAACAGGGCCGAGCTCACCGACGGCACGGCGCTCGACATCGACGCCGTGGTGATGGCCACCGGGTACAAGAGTAACGTTCCCCAGTGGCTCCAGACCAGCGACGGCTTCTTCGGCAAGGACGGATACCCTACAACAGCGTTCCCAAACGGCTGGAAGGGCCAGTCCGGGCTATACTCCGTCGGGTTCACCCGCCGCGGCCTCTCCGGCGCCTCCGCCGACGCCGTCCGCATCGCCAAGGACCTCGGCCACGTGTGGAGGGAGGAGACCAAACCCACCAAGAGGGCCGCCGGAGCGTGTCACCGTCGGTGCATCTCCGTCATCTTCTAAACCAGCACGACCACTAACCACAGATTGACAGTGCGTgagcgtgcatggcgcatgcatcaGAATCCCCTTCATTGCTTCGTTAATGTTGATTTGTTCTTTGTATGAGTGTGTGGAAAAAAGTGTTAATCATTAGGTTAATTAGTTTAAAAATTATACTTAGGATAAAAAAGACAAGTGGAGCCCTCTCGTCAGTGGGGGAGTGAAGTGAGCCCTAGGGCCGGGAATTTTATTACTGCAGCTAAGGGCGCATGGTCACTGGTGTACAGCACAGTCAGAGACTTAGCTTGCCCGGTGATGAAGGATGAGGCTCTTGTCATTGACCATCTTGTAACAATACCTTTTTTTTTCTTACTTTTACTACATTTTGTGTAATATACATGAGTACTGGTGCAATATATGCTGTTCTTGTTTCACAATTtatagttatttatttttacttttattctctgccAACAAGCAATTTAGTAGATTTTAAGTAAAAAAATCAAGCCAAGAAAAAATAGATGCGTAGTTAGAGAAACCATAAGGAAATGTGAGTATAAGAGCTTTGTTAGTAGAATTTGTACAAAATGTCGAGTAATTTGTAGGTGTGGACGAATTGTAATCATTTTCTCTAGTACCAAGATAAACAAGACAGTGGTAGTCTTTTGAAAAAAGAGCCTTATTTTCCAAAAAATTAAGAATAATAACCCACATAAACTGAAAATCCAAATAGAACAATATCAAATAATTAATGTAAAAGGTATATTTTACCtggttttttttgtaaaattatctTCTTGTTATTTCAACATATATTTATAAAATACTCATAAAGATAGTATCATTCTCTCTATATATAGTTGCATTAACATTTGGGAAACGAATGAGGAAGTGGAGATGTACAGTGGTGTCCCTTTCAGGGAGCCAAAGAATTGATTGAGGAAACATGGCGGGGTGGTGTGTGCTGTGGAATTCCCAGACTCTTGTCCTCTGGTTGTCTGGCCCTGCCTGCAATATGCACTAGTACTGGATCTGGGTCACCATCCCAATTGGCTCCTGGTGCTCCGGGAAGTTAAATCAGAATCAGATCTCACTCACCTCACCACTACCACctggtggccggccggcccctcTGCCAAGATTCCTCGGCAATTAACCCAAAGTCAATGGCTACAAAACAGTTGTAGCTAAAAACGGCCAGCTTTGGCAAATTCTGCACACCTAGCTGTGAAAGTGGAAAAAATTCAGATATTATTACATAATCGTCATATTAACTACTAACTCCATATCTTTTCCAACTAAAGGTGGGCTTAATCATGAGGGTTAGGCGCTCCAATTATTATGACACAGTTGCTAATTAGGTACATACATATAGGCTACCAGCTGATATTGTAACGATCTGTTTGAGCTAAGATCGATTAATATACATAAAAGTGATGCCAAAGTTTCAGTTCAAACAACTCCACTCTTCTAATAGAATAAGCAAATACACAACTCCCCATTTGGTCTGCATTATTCTGATCTGTCACACTAGTTGCTACTTCCAGGACATCAAGGAATCACAGGCTAGCTCTAATATATTTCTGCAATGAAATCCATGAAAAAATTAAGGAAATACAGAGGAGGAaaaatcaattcaggtgaactcaaTATATGTGATAAATGATCTCTCTACAAAATATATGTTCTGATGATCAGAACATTCATCAAGATCACTGCATGGATGTATATATAGCAGCCGTATCAATCATTTGGTTTGGGGCTAATTACTAATTAGCTTTTGCTAATTAGCTGGTTGTGGGGTGCACCCATCCTAGCCTTACCAGGTAGATAGAAAGAAAGACCCCGCTAAGCAATGAATCTGGGAAGATCCGAGGCCCAGCAACAAAAGGGCCACCTTGGAGAGACCCTAGCAAATCGCTGGCCATTTCAGATCTCACATCACTAGCTGTCACTCAGTGCATAGGCAGATTTAGTTGCGCATAACTAAAAAGATCAAACCTTTTGTTTCCCATCAACTTGTGTTATTTCCTTAGGTGGTGCTGCGAGCTCACATTTTTCTCTTTCTTCATGCTAGCCACTAATTGGCGTTGGAGTCATAGTTTTTGAAACCGGACATTTGAGCGAACTGGACATGTAACCAATTCTTTTTTTTGTGTGGGTAAGGACATGTAACCAGTTCATTCGTCCAACTGTTGGATCTAGTGATATGACCCTGGGACACATATTTTCTAGATATGATTTCTCTCGATGGATCCATATCAATCTTATTGGGTTATGCTATATTTTCTCTCATGGAACTGTGTAACTTCTCCTTTTTTATATAATAGCTCATCCTAATTTTGTAAGAATTCTTGTAAGGCAAGCTCGTTCTAACTTCAAACGTTTATGGTCCAAACCATATTTGTTTTTCATTTCGTTCCATCCAATTCCTAGATGGAATTTTTCTTATCGTAAAAGTGAAGAGAAGAGCAGGGAAATTCATGAGAAAGGGACTTAACAGTGATGAAAATGGTCCTCCCTGAAATATTCTGCACAGGAGCAGGATGCACTTTTGCATATATATGGAGCATGCACTCAATTATCCATTGATTGCAGCAGCAGCGCACTGTGCACAAAACAAGGGGGACCGATCAAGGAACAAGAGTCACGCCCTTTCCTTGTATTTTGATGGGAAACAGCGCTGCAATAGGTACTAAGACCACCTGTTAACTTGGTCCACATACACCGATGTGTAATCCCTTGAGAATCGCACTGTGGATCGAGTGGCGGGTATCagcctggttgcatatataagcaTCTGAAAGCTCAACCCGATGGCGAGAGGTAGCGCTATCCGGTACGTTCTCTCATGTGTCTAGCTAAGACATCACTTGTAAGAAGAGGTGTGCTCTCTCATGTCGAAGACATCAATCGTAAGTGGGGCTCTATCATGTCTAAGACGTTGATTGCAAGGAGTGTGATATTTCTTTATTTCAGGTTATGCCAAGTAGGTCCCGAACACGGGACCTCTGGTTGAACAGACTGCGACTTAGCATAACGTAGGACCCCAAGGATCTTGGCGGATGGTAGATATAAGCTGGAGATCATCATGATCGATTTATTCTCTAAACAATGATGAGGAAACTTAGAATATACACAAAGTACACACATGCTTGGAGTTAAGTCTTTGTTATCTTTTACGGTGTTTTCCTTGTTGTGAAAAAACCACAATGAGCTATTAATTTATTGCTAGGTATGGAAGAATCTATTCGGAGAACTACAAAGATAAACACTAGATGAAACACTAGAAC includes these proteins:
- the LOC124678281 gene encoding probable indole-3-pyruvate monooxygenase YUCCA5, which gives rise to MVLLPTDRMDSLFSPRCVWVNGPIIVGAGPSGLAVAASLREQGVPFVVLEREDCIASLWQKRTYDRLKLHLPKQFCELPRMPFPASYPEYPTRRQFIEYLETYAATFDVKPEFGSTVQTAQFDETSGLWRVQSSSSSGESMEYIGRWLVVATGENAESVVPDIPGLGEFAGEVAHVSDYKSGDKYKGKSVLVVGCGNSGMEVSLDLCDHGALPSMVVRDAVHVLPREVCGRSTFELATMLMAWFPLWFVDKIMVFLSWLILGNLVGFGIRRPAIGPLTLKNMYGRTPVLDTGAMARIRSGDITVVPGVSRFTKNRAELTDGTALDIDAVVMATGYKSNVPQWLQTSDGFFGKDGYPTTAFPNGWKGQSGLYSVGFTRRGLSGASADAVRIAKDLGHVWREETKPTKRAAGACHRRCISVIF